Below is a genomic region from Microbacterium sp. LWO12-1.2.
CTGCACGCCATCGCCCGCCCTGGCGACACCCTGCTCGGCCTGTCCCTCGACCAGGGCGGCCACCTCACGCACGGAATGAAGATCAACTTCTCCGGCCGGCTGTACAACATCGTCGCTTACGGCGTGAACCCCGAGACCTCGACGATCGACATGGACGAGGTCCGTCGCCTGGCCATCGAGCACAAGCCGAAGGTCATCATCGCGGGCTGGTCGGCCTACCCGCGCACGCTCGACTTCGCCGCCTTCCGCGAGATCGCCGACGAGGTCGGCGCACTGCTCTGGGTCGACATGGCGCACTTCGCCGGACTCGTCGCCGCGGGCCTGCACCCGAACCCGGTGCCCTTCGCCGACGTGGTCTCCTCGACCGTGCACAAGACCATCGGCGGCCCGCGTTCCGGCTTCATCCTCACGAACGACGCCGACATCGCCAAGAAGATCAACACGGCCGTGTTCCCCGGACAGCAGGGCGGACCGCTCATGCACGTGATCGCCGCGAAGGCGACCGCGTTCAAGCTCGCCGGCACGCCGGAGTTCAAGGAGCGTCAGGAGCGCGTGCTCCGTGGCGCTGCTCTGCTCGCCGAGCGGCTCTCGCAGCAGGACGTGAAGGATGCCGGCATCGCCGTGCGTTCCGGTGGCACCGACGTGCACCTCGTGCTGGTCGACCTGCGCGACGCCGAGGTCGACGGCAAGCAGGCCGAAGACCTGTTGCACGACATCCACATCACCGTGAACCGCAACGCGGTGCCGAACGACCCGCGCCCGCCGATGGTCACCTCCGGTCTGCGCATCGGCACCCCGGCGCTCGCCACGCGCGGATTCGGCGATGCCGAGTTCACCGAGGTCGCCGACATCATCGCCCTCGCGCTGCTCCCCGGCGCCGATGTCGAGGCTCTGCGCGCTCGCGTCGACGCCCTGGCTGCCGCCTTCCCGCTCTACCCGGACCTGCAGCAGTAGGCACTCCCACTCCCACGCCCTCCTCACGCGAGTGCACGGGTTCCTGCCGAGTGCACGGCTCGTCGACGTGACGAAGCCGTGCACTCGAGCGGAAGCCGTGCACTCGGCGAAGACCTAAGGACCAACACACATGACCGCGAAGATCCTTGATGGGAAGGCGGCATCCGCCGCGATCCGCGCAGAGCTGACCGAGCGCGTCGCGGCGCTGAAGGCGAAGGGGATCACCCCGGGCATCGCCACGGTGCTCGTGGGCGCCGACCCTGCCTCGCAGCTCTACGTCGGCATGAAGCATCGGCAGTCCGAGGCGATCGGGATGAACTCGATCCAGCGCGAGCTGCCGGCGGATGCCACACAGGCCGATGTCGAGGCGCTGATCGACGAACTCAACGCCGACTCGGCCTGCCACGGCTACATCGTGCAGCTGCCGCTGCCGAAGCACATCGACACCGACGCGATCCTCGAGCGCATCGATCCGGCGAAGGATGCCGACGGCCTGCACCCGACCAACCTCGGCCGGCTCGTGCTGAACGTCAACAGCCCGATCCATACCCCGCTGCCGTGCACGCCGCGCGGCGTCATCGAGCTGTTGCTGCGAAACGACTACGACCTCAAGGGCAAGCACGTGGTCGTGGTTGGCCGCGGTGTCACGATCGGACGCTCGATCGGCCTGCTGCTCACGCGCCGTGACCTGAACGCCACCGTCACCCTCACCCACACCGGCACGGTCGACATGCCGCGCTACCTGCGTGAGGCCGATGTGATCGTCGCAGCGGCGGGAGTGAAGCACCTGATCCGCGCCGAAGACGTGAAGCCCGGCGCTGCCGTGCTCGACGTCGGCGTGACGCGCGAGACCGACCCCGAGAGCGGCAAGAGCCTCGTGTTCGGCGATGTCCACCCCGATGTGGCCGAGGTCGCCGGCTTCCTCTCTCCGAACCCCGGCGGCGTGGGGCCGATGACCGTCGCCCTGCTCATGACCAACGTCGTCGAGGCCGCCGAGCGCGCCGCCTGACCACTTCGGTCGCAGAAAGGCACCCATTCCATCGCGGAGGGGTGCCTTTCTGCGACCAGCGGGTGCGGCGGCGTCAGCCCAGCTCGTCGAGCATGCGGCGCTGCTCGGGCGTCAGGCCATCCTTCAGCTCTGCGCGGGCCGCGGCCGTCTCCGGGGCCTCAGCCGCAGGAGCAGCGGAGGCGGACGGCGATGCGGCGTCGGACCCACGTCTTGCCTGCACCTTGCCCTGCACGGCGTCATACAGCTGTGCGGCCTTGGCGCGCAGCTTGTCGTCGACCTGGTCATAGATCATCCAGCCGAAGAGCAGGAACAGGGGCGGGAGCGCGAACCCCCAGAATCCGGATGCGCGCACGCCGCTCAACCAGACCGTGAGCACCCACACGATGAGCTCGACGACGTAGACCAGCACGTACTGCACGACCTTCTCGCCGGCCTTCGTGCGCTCGGCCGCCGACTTCGCGGCGGACTTGCGGAATGCCGCGGCGAGAGTCGGTTTCACGAAGAGCGCGGCGAGCGTGAGGATCACGGCGGCCCACAGGGCGTGCAGGCCGACCGAGACACCGGGGAACAGCAGGCCGATGAGCAGCAGGACGGCCACATTGAACACGTAGAGCGCGGCGAACCGGATGATTCCGTTCTTCATGCGACCAGAATCCCACACCCTCCCGGTGGGTGGCAGCACCGTGACGGCGCGGGAGTCGTCGTCGACGGAGCCGGCGCCCACGGCCCGGCCGTACACTGAGGGCGCTGCGTCCACATCCACATCCGCTCGCCCGCCCGACGATCCGCCTCCGCCCCGGGAGCCCACGATGACGATCGATCTCGACCCGCTCCTGGATTCGGTCGATATCCTCACCACCTCCGAGGGGGCGCACTGGCCGGCCCACCAGCACGATGATCACGAGCTGCTGTCGGCGATCACCCGCACCGTGACCGTCGTCACCCCGGATGCCGTCTACATCGCGCCCCGGGGAACGAGCATCTGGATCCCCGCCGGCGTCGTGCACGAGGTCACCGCAGCACCGGGCAACAGCATGCGATGCACCTGGTTCGAGCCGGACGCGGGTGCGGAGCTGAGCACCCGCGTCGTCGTGACCACCGTGCCGCCGCTGCTGGACGATGTGCTCGCGCAGCTCTCGCGCTACACCGATCCCGTGCGTCGCGCGCGGGCCGAGGCCTTCGCTCTGGATCTGCTCGGTGATTCCGGCGACGCGGAGGTCGGACTGCCGACGCCGTCGACCTCGTGGTTGCGCGCTGTCACCGATGCGCTGGTCGCCGCCCCCGCCGACCGGCGCACGGTGGATGCGTGGGCCGCGCAGTCGTCCGTGAGCGTGCGCACGTTCACCCGGCAGTTCGCTGCGGAGACGGGCATGGCGTTCTCGCGCTGGCGGGCGGAGCTGCGCCTGCGGGTGGCGATGTCGATGCTCGCGAATGGGACCGAGGTCGGTCGTACCGCGCGCGCCGTGGGCTTCGAATCGCTCGCCGCGTTCTCTGCAGCGTTCCGGCGGCGCACAGGGGTGTCGCCGCGCGCCTTCGCACGCAGCCACGGTTCGGTGACCGATTCGCGCGCATAGTCGACCGATCAGCGCAACTGAGGCCATCGAACCGGCAGGCGAGGGGCGACATAATTAGGTAACCCTTGCCTAATTGGAGATTCCCTTGCGCCCTTCCCCGCGCCTGCGAGCCGCGCTCGCCGCAGCAGTCATCGCCCCCCTCGTCCTCGCCGCCACCGCGTGCGCTCCCGACGCCGATTCCACCTCGGACGGCGGCGCCGCGGGAGCCGACACGATCATCGTCGACTCCGTGTACGGCGAGGTGACCGTCCCCGCCGCCCCGGAGCGGGTCGCGGCGATCTCGTACGACACCCCGTGGCAGGTCATGTCGCTCGATCTGCCCGTGGTGGCCGCGATCGACTACACCCAGTGGATCGACGGATACACCGAGGACCAGCAGGCGTACATCGCCGACGCCGCGAAGGTCGGCAGCTATGGCGAGGTGAACTTCGAGGCACTCGCCGGCGCCGCACCCGATGTCATCGTGGGCGACGCCTACGAGGTCGACGAGGCGACGTTCACACGCCTCAGCGAGATCGCGCCGACCGTCATCGTCGGCGGTGACGAACGCGGCGACTGGCAGTCCATCACCGAGGATCTCGCGACCGCGCTCGGTGCGCACGACACCTGGGAAGAGGCGAAGGCCTCCTATGAGGCGCGTCGTGACGAGGTCAAGGAGCAGTACGCCGACGTCATCGCGGCGAACACCTGGGCGAACTTCTCACTCGGCAACGAGGCCGGACAGTTCTCGATCCAGCTTCCCAGCGGGTCGACGGGCAACCTGATCGTGAACGAGATGGGACTCGCCTACGGCGACGGCATCCCGCTGGACACCGATGATGGCGCCGGTTACGTCTCGCTGCCCCTCGAGCAGATCGGCACGGTCCTCGACGGCGTCACGGTCGGACTCACCTATGAGAACCCGGACGGCACCAAGATGCCGGCGATCCAGGACGTGATCGACAGCAGCCTGTTCCAGCAGCTGGAGATCGCGAAGACCGAGCGGGTGTACGGACTGGTCTCGAACGTGACCGACTACCGCACCGCAGAGGAGTGGATCGACGAGCTCACCGCCAAGGTGCTCGAACCGCTCTCGCAGTGACGACTCTCGCCACGGGCGGGCGGTGGAAGCTCCGTCGCCCGCCTGACGCGGTCGTGCTGCCGATCGTGGTGCTCCTTCTGCTCACAGCCGTCGCGGCGAGCATCGCCGTCGGTTCGCGGGCTCTGACCTTCGACGAGCTGTTCGCCGCGCTGACCGCGCCGACCGGCACGGAGACGGATCTGATCGTGCGCGATGTGCGGCTGCCGCGCACGTTCATCGGCATCGCCGCAGGGAGCGCCCTCGCGGTCGCCGGTGTGATCATGCAGACGCTCACCCGCAACCCGCTCGCGGAGCCCGGGCTGCTGGGCGTCAACGCCGGTGCCTCGTTCGCCGTGGCGATCGCGATCGTGGTGCTCCGCGTCGGGGACTTCGGTGCGACGATGTGGTTCGCGTTCCTCGGTGCGGCGCTCGCGAGCGCCCTCGTCGCTGTGATCGGCGGAGTCGGACGCGGCGCCTCCATCGGGCGGCTCACCCTCACGGGCGTGGCGATCGGCGCGGTGCTCTCGGCTGCGACCGCCGCCCTCAGCCTGATCGACCCGCACGCCTACCAGTCCCTGCGGCTCTGGGGCGCCGGTGCGCTCGGTGGTCGTTCGTTCGATGCCGCCGTGCTCACGCTCCTGGTCGTCGCCGTCGGGCTCGTCCTCGTGGTGCTGATCGCGCCAGGGCTGGGCCTGCTCGCGCTGGGGGAGGACACGGCCCGTGCTCTGGGCGGCCAGGTCGGCGCCGCGCGTCTGGGCGGGTTCCTCGCGATCGTGGTGCTCTGCGGCGCGGCGACCGCGGCGGCAGGGCCGATCGCTTTCGTCGGACTCCTGGTGCCGCATGCGCTGCGCGCGGTCTTCGGCCCCGACACCCGCAGGCTGCTGATCTACAGTGCGCTAGCCGGTCCGATCCTGCTGCTGGGCGCCGATGTGCTCTGCGGCGTGCTGATCGCCCCGCGTTCGATCCCGGTCGGGGTGATGACCGCGTTCCTCGGTGCGCCCGTGCTGGTCGCCCTGGTGCTCTCGCGCCGGGTGCAGGCGGAGGGGGCGCCCTCGTGAGCGCCGCCTCCCTCATCGCCGTCCCGTGGAAGACCAGACGCCGTCGCCGGATCATCTGGATCTCGTCTGCCTTCGTGCTCGTGGCGTTGGCGATGGCCGGTCTGAGCCTCGGAGATGCCGCCATCCCGATCCCTGAGGTGTTCGCCGCCCTGTTCGGCAAGGGGGATTCAGGCACCCGGCTGATCGTGGTCGGGTGGAGGCTGCCGCGTGTGGTGCTCGGCGCCGCGATCGGCGCGATGCTCGCGCTGTCCGGAGCACTGTTCCAGGTCATCACCCGCAACCCGCTCGGCAGTCCCGACATCCTCGGCTTCTCGGCCGGCGCGTATACCGGCGCGCTCCTGGTCATCGTCGGAGGCTCGGTGAGCACGGCTGCCCTCACCATGGGGGCGGTCGGCGGAGGCATCGCCTCGGCAGCGCTGGTGTTCGCGCTCGTCGCGTGGCGCGGTGCCGGCGGCACCCGGCTGATCATCGTCGGCATCGCCCTGACCGCGATGCTCGGCGCAGTGAACACCATGATCGAGCTCGCCGCCGACGATGTCGTGGCGCACACCGCGGCGATCTGGGGCGCCGGATCCCTCAACGGCATCGACGGTCGATGGATCCCGGTCATCCTCGTCACGCTGCTGTCGGGCGGGCTGGTGATCGCGGCGCTCGCGCCAGGGCTCACGCTCTACGAACTCGGAGAGGACCGCGCGATGTCGCTCGGGGTACGGCCGGTGCGCCTGCGCATCTCGGCCATGCTGATCGGCGTGGTGCTGCTGGCGGTCACGATCGCCGCCGCCGGTCCGATCGCGTTCGTCGCGTTGGCTGCCCCGCAGATCGCACGCCGTGTCTGGCGCAGCGGACCGATGCCCTTCGCGGCGTCCGCCATGACCGGCGCGCTGCTGCTCATGTTCAGCGATCTGCTCGCGGCGCGGCTGTTCGCGCCGACCATGCTCCCCACCGGTCTCGTCACGATCGCGATCGGCGGACTCTACCTCGCCTGGATGCTCTCCGGAGCGAATCGAAGGAGGCGCTGATGCGCACCGACATCCCTGTGTACACCGCCGAGGTGGCGGCTCGTCGCACGATCACCCCGCACATGATGCGCATCACACTGCGCGGCGCACGTACCGCCGCTGGCGAGCGTTTCGCCTCCTGCGGCAGGCCGGACGAGTTCTTCGGTCTGTGGCTGACGACGGCAGACGGAGAGCAGGCCAAGCGGTACTATTCGGTGCGCGCGTGGCGCCCGGAGGCCGATGAGCTCGACATCGACTTCGTCGTGCACGCCGAAGGTCCGGCGACGCAGTGGGCCCGCGACGCGCGCCTCGGCGACACTGTGGCGTTCGACCTTCCCCGCGGACACTTCCAGGTTCCGGAGGGGACGGCGCGTGTGCTCCTGATCGGCGACGCCACCGCTCTGCCCGCGATCGGACGCATCCTCGACGAGCGCGCGGCGTCGGCTCCTCCCGTGCGGGCGATCCTGTCCGTCGACGATCCGCGCGATCAGCAGGATCTCCGTCTCCGCGACGGCGACAGGGCCACCTGGGTCGCGGCGGAGGACATCGTCGCCGAGACCTTCGCCGCCACCGCCGAAGGGCCGGATGCGACCTACCTCTGGTTCTCGGGAGAGGCGACGACGATGCGGGAGATCCGCCGTCACGTGCGGCACGAACTCCGTTGGCCGACGACCCGCTACATGACGATGGGGTACTGGCGCCGTGACGCCGAGCGGTGGGGGAAGAGGTTCGAGCAGCAGACCGAGCTGCCCGCACAGCTGGCCGCGATCTGGGAGAACGGCGACGACGACGAGACGCAGCGGGACCTCGCCGACGAGCTGCTGACGAGGTACGGACTGTGACCGAGACGACATTCGACATCCGCGGCCTGTCGGCGGGCTACCCGCACGGACGGCCCGTCTCCACCGGACTCGACCTCACGATCGCTCGGGGCTCCTTCGTCGCGATCATCGGGCCGAACGCCTGCGGCAAGTCGACGCTGCTGCGCACGATCGCGCGACTGCTGCCAGCGCTCGCCGGCTCCGTGCTGCTCGACGGCCGCGACATCCGTGAGCGCGGGGCGAAGGAGCTCGCCAGGGAGCTGGGCCTGCTGAGCCAGTCGGCTGAGGCCCCGGACGGCATGCGGGTGGCCGACCTGATCGCCCGAGGCCGGTACCCGCACCGACGGGCGTTCTCGGCGTGGAGCGACGCCGACGAGCAGGCGGTGCAGCGGGCGATGGAGAAGACCTCGGTGCTCGAACTCGCTGACCGCCCGATCGATGAGCTCTCGGGCGGGCAGAGGCAGCGCGTCTGGCTCGCGATGGCCCTCGCTCAGGAGACCGACGCGCTGCTGTTGGACGAGCCGACGACCTTCCTCGACATCACCCACCAGCTCGACATGCTGGACCTGTTCCGTGCGATCAACCACGAGCACGGGACGACGGTCGTCGCCGTGCTGCACGACCTGAATCAGGCCGCTCGGTATGCGGATCGCATCGTCGCGATGCGCGACGGCGCCATCGTGCGCACCGGTACCCCGGAGGAGGTGCTCACTCCCGAGGTGATGTCGCGCGTGTTCGACCTGGACTGCACGGTGATCGCCGACCCCGAGACCGGCACGCCGATGGTGGTGCCGCGGCGGCGGTGACGGCCCGGCGGGGCAGGTCAGGAACCCGCGAGCGTGCTCTCGATGCCGGTGATGCGCGCCTGCTCGTCGAAGCGGAAGGTGGCGGAGCCGGAGGCATCGACGACGGTGGCGCCGCTGAACGACTCGTCGGTCCAGGTGAGGGTCCAGTTCGCGAGACGAGCGAGATCCCACACTGCGGTGCGGGCGTCGGTGAGCGCGGTGCCAGACAGGACGCGGGGGAGCGCGATGACCGCGTCGGCCACGGTGAGCGGAGCGAGCGGGGCATCGAGCAGGAACACGGCGCGCGTGCCGCCGCCGACCGGCGCCGAGTAGTACGGCGCGCGCCCGGTGAGTTCGACGGCGACGCCGCCGACGACGTGGGCTGCCTGCGCGATCCACTCCTCGTCCGCCGTGGCATCGGCGGGGAAGGGCACCTCAGGGCTGGTGAGCTCGACGATGCCGTGCTCGGCGCCGTAGATCTGCAGCTGTGCCGCGACACCCTGCGGGTCGCCCTGCGGGTGGGCCCAGGCCCACAGCATCGAGCGGGGTCCCGGCGCGATCGTCGCGATCAGGTGTGCGCGCGTCACGAGCTGGCGCGAAGGGTCGGCGTTCGCCATGAAGGTGAGGGTGCCCGCGGCCATGTCCGCATCCCAGCGGTGCTCGCCGAGCGCATCGGCGGCAGCGGAGAGGGCATCCTGACGGAGCGCGGTGAACAGGGCGGCACGGTCGGCGAGGGGCTGGAGCGCGGCGAAGGTCATGAGGACAGTCTCGCCCGCGTAGCTATGAATACGCCAGAGCTAGCTCCGGGCGGTCAGGGTCCCGGCCGGCCTGCCCATCCGCCACACACTCGGGACGAACAGCGTTGTCAACGCGACGACGGCGTAGATGATCCCTGAGGAGATCAGCACGGTCGCGGGATCGGCGTGCGTGATCAGCCAGCCGTAGATCAGCGTGCCGATCGGCATCACCACGAAGCTGCCCAGCATGTCGTAGCTGGCGACCCGGGAGAGCTTCTCGCCCGGGATGTTCTCCATCATCGCGAGGTTCCACCCCGTGTTGAAGATCTCGACACCGGCGCCGGCGATGAACGCGGCGATCGCGAGCAGGACGACCGCCGGATGAGCACCCAGCACGGTCAACGGGATGGCGAACGCGGCCATGCCGATCATCCCGAAGCGCAGCGGACGCCGGAGGGGGAACCACAGCAGCAGCAGCGTCATGAGCAGTACGCCGACGCCCTCGGCGCTGACCACCCATCCCCAGCCGGCGATCCCGAGCAGATCGTTGTTCTTCGCGATGTAGGGGCCGACGACGCCCCAGGCGCCGACGTGGATCGCGTTCATGATCATGAACGCGATCACGACGGTCCACAGCCAGGAGCGGCTCCAGAACTCGTGCCAGCCGATCCTGAGGTCGTGGAACATCGTGGTCCCTCCGCCGTGCGCGGGCGGAGGAAGCTTCACGAGCGCGAGGATGGGGATCGCGATCAGCCAGCCGAGCGCCTGCACGACCATGGCCCAGGCCGGTCCCGCGGTGGCGACCAGGATGCCGGCGATGATCGGACCGCCGATCGTGACGGCGGAGCGCACGAACGAGAGCATCGCGTTCGCCTGCTGCAGGTGCTCCGGCGTCGTCAGCTGCGGGATGATGCCCTGCATGGCGGGCATCACGAAGGCGGTGGAGGCGCCGTTGACCACCGAGAGGACCACGAGCGCGGGGATCGTGGCTGTTCCGGTGAACAGGAGAGCGGCGATCGAGCCGATCGAGAGGATGTCGACCACGTAACAGGACTGGATGATCAGTGCGCGGGGCAGCCGGTCGGCGACCACGCCGCCGAACAGCACGAACACGATGTTGCTGATCGTGAACGCCGCGAGCACGAACGACAGGGAGAGGGCGTCGTTGTCGATCTCGAGCACGGCGAATGCCAGAGCGATCGACGACATCGATCCGGCGATCATCGTGATCGCACGCGCGAGGAAGAACCAGCGGAAGTTGCGGTCCTGCATCGCTGCGAGCCCGCGGCTCACGTCAGCATTCCGCGTCTGTGCATCCGTCCATCCTGGCACGGTCCCCGCCGGCAGCGGGGCAGGGAGGGGGGACCTCGGTCAGTAGCTTGCGCGCTCGGGTGCCTCGGTGGTGATGAAACGCGCGGCGAGGGCTTCGGAGGCTCGGGCGAGCAGCGCGACATCCGCCCCGACCGCGACGAAGTCGGCGCCGGCCGCGATGTAGGCGTCGGCGGCAGCCGGATCGAAGGCGTTGACCCCGACCGGCTTGCCCGCGGCCTGCACGGCGGAGAAGACGTGCTCCACGGCGGCCACGACGCGCGGGTGCGTCTGCTGCCCGAGCAGTCCCATCGAGGCCGAGAGGTCGGACGGACCGACGAACACCGCGTCGATGCCGTCGATCTCGGCGATCTCGGCTGCTGCCTCGACGCCCGCAGCGGTCTCGATCTGCACCGTGAGCGAGGTGTGTTCTGCCGATTCCTGAAGGTAGCGGTCAACACGGTTCCAGCGGGCGCTGCGTGCCAGTGCGCTGCCGACTCCGCGCACGCCCTCCGGCGGATAGCGGGTGGCGGCGACCGCGGCCTTCGCCTCCTCCGCCGTCGACACCATCGGGACGATGATGTTCTGCGCCCCGAGATCGAGCACCTGCTTGATCGCGACCGTGTCGTTCGCAGCCACCCGCACGAGCGGGGCGATCGGGTAGGCGGCGGCCGCCTGCAGCTGCAGCACGACCGACTCGAGGGTGTTCGCCGAGTGCTCCATGTCGATGAGCAGCCAGTCGAGACCAGATCCCGCAGCGACCTCCGTGACGAGCGGGCTCCCCGAGCACGCCCACATGCCGATCAGGGCACGATC
It encodes:
- the glyA gene encoding serine hydroxymethyltransferase, which produces MTDRYFNAPLSEVDPEIAQVLDRELKRQQTFLEMIASENFVPVSVLQSQGSVLTNKYAEGYPGRRYYGGCEEVDVAEELAIARAKSLFGAEFANVQPHSGASANAAVLHAIARPGDTLLGLSLDQGGHLTHGMKINFSGRLYNIVAYGVNPETSTIDMDEVRRLAIEHKPKVIIAGWSAYPRTLDFAAFREIADEVGALLWVDMAHFAGLVAAGLHPNPVPFADVVSSTVHKTIGGPRSGFILTNDADIAKKINTAVFPGQQGGPLMHVIAAKATAFKLAGTPEFKERQERVLRGAALLAERLSQQDVKDAGIAVRSGGTDVHLVLVDLRDAEVDGKQAEDLLHDIHITVNRNAVPNDPRPPMVTSGLRIGTPALATRGFGDAEFTEVADIIALALLPGADVEALRARVDALAAAFPLYPDLQQ
- a CDS encoding bifunctional methylenetetrahydrofolate dehydrogenase/methenyltetrahydrofolate cyclohydrolase — protein: MTAKILDGKAASAAIRAELTERVAALKAKGITPGIATVLVGADPASQLYVGMKHRQSEAIGMNSIQRELPADATQADVEALIDELNADSACHGYIVQLPLPKHIDTDAILERIDPAKDADGLHPTNLGRLVLNVNSPIHTPLPCTPRGVIELLLRNDYDLKGKHVVVVGRGVTIGRSIGLLLTRRDLNATVTLTHTGTVDMPRYLREADVIVAAAGVKHLIRAEDVKPGAAVLDVGVTRETDPESGKSLVFGDVHPDVAEVAGFLSPNPGGVGPMTVALLMTNVVEAAERAA
- a CDS encoding helix-turn-helix domain-containing protein, with the protein product MTIDLDPLLDSVDILTTSEGAHWPAHQHDDHELLSAITRTVTVVTPDAVYIAPRGTSIWIPAGVVHEVTAAPGNSMRCTWFEPDAGAELSTRVVVTTVPPLLDDVLAQLSRYTDPVRRARAEAFALDLLGDSGDAEVGLPTPSTSWLRAVTDALVAAPADRRTVDAWAAQSSVSVRTFTRQFAAETGMAFSRWRAELRLRVAMSMLANGTEVGRTARAVGFESLAAFSAAFRRRTGVSPRAFARSHGSVTDSRA
- a CDS encoding ABC transporter substrate-binding protein, translated to MRPSPRLRAALAAAVIAPLVLAATACAPDADSTSDGGAAGADTIIVDSVYGEVTVPAAPERVAAISYDTPWQVMSLDLPVVAAIDYTQWIDGYTEDQQAYIADAAKVGSYGEVNFEALAGAAPDVIVGDAYEVDEATFTRLSEIAPTVIVGGDERGDWQSITEDLATALGAHDTWEEAKASYEARRDEVKEQYADVIAANTWANFSLGNEAGQFSIQLPSGSTGNLIVNEMGLAYGDGIPLDTDDGAGYVSLPLEQIGTVLDGVTVGLTYENPDGTKMPAIQDVIDSSLFQQLEIAKTERVYGLVSNVTDYRTAEEWIDELTAKVLEPLSQ
- a CDS encoding FecCD family ABC transporter permease codes for the protein MTTLATGGRWKLRRPPDAVVLPIVVLLLLTAVAASIAVGSRALTFDELFAALTAPTGTETDLIVRDVRLPRTFIGIAAGSALAVAGVIMQTLTRNPLAEPGLLGVNAGASFAVAIAIVVLRVGDFGATMWFAFLGAALASALVAVIGGVGRGASIGRLTLTGVAIGAVLSAATAALSLIDPHAYQSLRLWGAGALGGRSFDAAVLTLLVVAVGLVLVVLIAPGLGLLALGEDTARALGGQVGAARLGGFLAIVVLCGAATAAAGPIAFVGLLVPHALRAVFGPDTRRLLIYSALAGPILLLGADVLCGVLIAPRSIPVGVMTAFLGAPVLVALVLSRRVQAEGAPS
- a CDS encoding FecCD family ABC transporter permease; translation: MSAASLIAVPWKTRRRRRIIWISSAFVLVALAMAGLSLGDAAIPIPEVFAALFGKGDSGTRLIVVGWRLPRVVLGAAIGAMLALSGALFQVITRNPLGSPDILGFSAGAYTGALLVIVGGSVSTAALTMGAVGGGIASAALVFALVAWRGAGGTRLIIVGIALTAMLGAVNTMIELAADDVVAHTAAIWGAGSLNGIDGRWIPVILVTLLSGGLVIAALAPGLTLYELGEDRAMSLGVRPVRLRISAMLIGVVLLAVTIAAAGPIAFVALAAPQIARRVWRSGPMPFAASAMTGALLLMFSDLLAARLFAPTMLPTGLVTIAIGGLYLAWMLSGANRRRR
- a CDS encoding siderophore-interacting protein — translated: MRTDIPVYTAEVAARRTITPHMMRITLRGARTAAGERFASCGRPDEFFGLWLTTADGEQAKRYYSVRAWRPEADELDIDFVVHAEGPATQWARDARLGDTVAFDLPRGHFQVPEGTARVLLIGDATALPAIGRILDERAASAPPVRAILSVDDPRDQQDLRLRDGDRATWVAAEDIVAETFAATAEGPDATYLWFSGEATTMREIRRHVRHELRWPTTRYMTMGYWRRDAERWGKRFEQQTELPAQLAAIWENGDDDETQRDLADELLTRYGL
- a CDS encoding ABC transporter ATP-binding protein, with the protein product MTETTFDIRGLSAGYPHGRPVSTGLDLTIARGSFVAIIGPNACGKSTLLRTIARLLPALAGSVLLDGRDIRERGAKELARELGLLSQSAEAPDGMRVADLIARGRYPHRRAFSAWSDADEQAVQRAMEKTSVLELADRPIDELSGGQRQRVWLAMALAQETDALLLDEPTTFLDITHQLDMLDLFRAINHEHGTTVVAVLHDLNQAARYADRIVAMRDGAIVRTGTPEEVLTPEVMSRVFDLDCTVIADPETGTPMVVPRRR
- a CDS encoding DUF6882 domain-containing protein, with amino-acid sequence MTFAALQPLADRAALFTALRQDALSAAADALGEHRWDADMAAGTLTFMANADPSRQLVTRAHLIATIAPGPRSMLWAWAHPQGDPQGVAAQLQIYGAEHGIVELTSPEVPFPADATADEEWIAQAAHVVGGVAVELTGRAPYYSAPVGGGTRAVFLLDAPLAPLTVADAVIALPRVLSGTALTDARTAVWDLARLANWTLTWTDESFSGATVVDASGSATFRFDEQARITGIESTLAGS
- a CDS encoding MFS transporter, yielding MSRGLAAMQDRNFRWFFLARAITMIAGSMSSIALAFAVLEIDNDALSLSFVLAAFTISNIVFVLFGGVVADRLPRALIIQSCYVVDILSIGSIAALLFTGTATIPALVVLSVVNGASTAFVMPAMQGIIPQLTTPEHLQQANAMLSFVRSAVTIGGPIIAGILVATAGPAWAMVVQALGWLIAIPILALVKLPPPAHGGGTTMFHDLRIGWHEFWSRSWLWTVVIAFMIMNAIHVGAWGVVGPYIAKNNDLLGIAGWGWVVSAEGVGVLLMTLLLLWFPLRRPLRFGMIGMAAFAIPLTVLGAHPAVVLLAIAAFIAGAGVEIFNTGWNLAMMENIPGEKLSRVASYDMLGSFVVMPIGTLIYGWLITHADPATVLISSGIIYAVVALTTLFVPSVWRMGRPAGTLTARS
- a CDS encoding HpcH/HpaI aldolase family protein is translated as MPLHLAPSFRARLASSDRALIGMWACSGSPLVTEVAAGSGLDWLLIDMEHSANTLESVVLQLQAAAAYPIAPLVRVAANDTVAIKQVLDLGAQNIIVPMVSTAEEAKAAVAATRYPPEGVRGVGSALARSARWNRVDRYLQESAEHTSLTVQIETAAGVEAAAEIAEIDGIDAVFVGPSDLSASMGLLGQQTHPRVVAAVEHVFSAVQAAGKPVGVNAFDPAAADAYIAAGADFVAVGADVALLARASEALAARFITTEAPERASY